One stretch of Schizosaccharomyces pombe strain 972h- genome assembly, chromosome: III DNA includes these proteins:
- the med31 gene encoding mediator complex subunit Med31: METKWLLSKVPDDKSRFEIELEFVQMLSNPWYLNFLAQHKYFEDEAFLQYLEYMEYWREPEYVKFIIYPTCLHMLTLLKNPQFRNDISRADLSKQVNDEIYYEWLGKGLQQYGSADDATLSQPQQEEDEKKVDVKKENE; the protein is encoded by the coding sequence ATGGAAACAAAATGGTTACTTTCAAAGGTTCCCGATGATAAGAGTCGGTTTGAAATTGAGTTAGAATTTGTACAAATGCTTTCAAATCCATGGTACCTAAACTTCCTTGCCCAGCACAAATACTTTGAAGATGAGGCATTTTTACAGTACCTTGAATATATGGAATATTGGAGGGAACCAGAATATGTGAAATTCATAATTTATCCAACTTGCCTGCACATGTTgactttattaaaaaatccgCAATTTCGCAACGACATTTCTAGAGCGGATTTGTCAAAGCAGGTTAATgatgaaatttattatgaATGGTTAGGAAAAGGTTTGCAGCAATATGGTAGTGCCGACGATGCTACTTTGTCTCAGCCGCAGCAagaggaagatgaaaagaaagttgacgtgaaaaaggaaaatgaatga